From a region of the Chlamydiota bacterium genome:
- a CDS encoding ParB N-terminal domain-containing protein yields the protein MKTEEGQLVDFQTVQSNLDRVSEIRRGMMPIPIRKIVGSLGRYRDFNNEFLPNKKRMDAKYLSVLMAVRSGLELPPVQVYQVNDKYFVIDGHHRVSVAKFEEKKEFIDAEVIEIRFDFKLDPRKRYKVSTEEARQFLIALEEEAFQKKTFLKNRILIYPLKVSELTSYAKLYEEILDFKKNYESGALTSKDVIYASYSWYEKRFFPAVQTIFEEKILEHFPKRTYTDLYVWMNLHKYYLSQKAGHDVGFDFTKKDFLEKYSPPGFLEILPGRVKDLLGVLRRKKEIAVR from the coding sequence ATGAAGACTGAAGAAGGTCAACTCGTCGATTTTCAAACGGTTCAGTCGAATCTCGATCGCGTTTCAGAAATTCGAAGGGGAATGATGCCCATTCCTATTCGAAAAATTGTGGGAAGTTTGGGGCGGTATCGGGATTTTAACAACGAGTTTTTACCCAATAAGAAGCGCATGGATGCAAAATATTTAAGTGTGCTCATGGCCGTTCGCTCGGGCCTTGAGCTTCCCCCCGTTCAAGTTTATCAAGTGAATGATAAATATTTTGTGATTGATGGACATCATCGGGTGAGTGTTGCAAAGTTTGAAGAAAAAAAAGAATTTATTGATGCGGAGGTCATTGAAATTCGCTTTGATTTTAAGTTAGATCCACGAAAACGCTATAAAGTTTCAACAGAGGAAGCGCGTCAATTTCTCATTGCCTTAGAGGAAGAAGCTTTTCAAAAAAAGACATTTTTAAAAAATCGTATTTTGATTTACCCATTGAAAGTTTCTGAATTAACAAGTTATGCAAAGCTTTATGAGGAGATTTTGGATTTTAAAAAGAATTATGAAAGTGGTGCCTTGACCTCTAAAGATGTGATTTATGCCAGTTACAGTTGGTATGAAAAAAGATTTTTCCCTGCGGTTCAGACGATTTTTGAAGAAAAAATTTTGGAACATTTTCCCAAAAGAACATATACCGATCTTTATGTCTGGATGAATTTACACAAGTATTACCTTAGTCAGAAGGCTGGACACGACGTGGGATTTGATTTTACGAAGAAGGATTTTTTGGAAAAATATAGTCCGCCGGGTTTCTTGGAAATTTTACCAGGTCGTGTGAAGGATCTCTTGGGAGTTTTGAGAAGGAAAAAGGAAATCGCTGTACGCTGA
- a CDS encoding HAMP domain-containing protein, with protein sequence MIRSIRFTLTLWYIGIIIVILSLFSWVLYAQVSLNLSKDVDEILASQADGVADAIFAFWEAEKETKVIKEGIEGEIEHGRLPQLIARWAGETRELDTGKPIRLITREGQILSSSASLSKFDIPLSPAALREAKEGRRVYQTFDLEEHRVRWITQPIMENEQVLYFIQVGSSLQQIDRSLNRLKLWLMGLIPLTILMTSLGGWFLASIALKPIGRMISQVRQIGVENLSKRIEVPNTHDELEQMSETFNEMLLRIERGFNRLRQFSAAASHELRTPLTVMKGELELALRKPRDSNEYNRVLHVQLDMLNEMVRIVEELLTLARSEAGVGTVEWSLIELGQLIKKVYPSWEKIANGKTIKLKMIHPQPIWIHGEKRLLERLLSNLIDNAIKHTPINGSITLQAYLQNDEACLQVKDTGPGIANEELSNVFNQFFSRHASGNDPYPKGFGLGLCRWIAEVHQGRIEVQSKHNEGCCFSVWLPLAKK encoded by the coding sequence ATGATTCGCTCGATCCGGTTCACGCTCACCCTTTGGTATATCGGTATCATTATTGTGATTCTGTCCCTCTTCAGCTGGGTTCTTTACGCTCAAGTGTCACTCAACTTATCCAAAGATGTTGATGAAATTTTGGCTTCTCAAGCAGACGGAGTCGCGGATGCAATCTTTGCATTTTGGGAAGCAGAAAAAGAGACGAAAGTCATTAAGGAAGGCATCGAAGGTGAAATTGAGCATGGGCGACTTCCCCAATTAATTGCGCGTTGGGCTGGAGAAACACGAGAGCTTGACACAGGTAAACCCATAAGACTGATTACCCGAGAAGGCCAAATTTTATCTTCCTCTGCAAGTCTTTCTAAATTTGATATCCCCCTTTCTCCAGCTGCACTGAGAGAAGCAAAAGAAGGACGACGGGTCTATCAAACTTTTGATCTTGAAGAACATCGAGTGAGATGGATCACACAACCCATTATGGAGAATGAACAAGTTCTTTATTTTATTCAAGTTGGCTCGTCTCTTCAGCAAATTGATCGTTCCCTTAATCGTTTAAAATTATGGCTGATGGGACTCATCCCCTTAACCATTTTGATGACCTCTCTGGGCGGATGGTTTTTGGCTTCGATAGCCCTTAAACCCATCGGGCGAATGATTTCTCAAGTTCGCCAAATTGGTGTAGAAAATTTAAGCAAAAGAATCGAGGTCCCGAACACTCACGATGAGCTTGAGCAAATGTCTGAAACCTTTAATGAAATGCTCTTAAGAATCGAACGTGGATTTAATCGATTAAGACAATTTAGTGCAGCGGCCTCTCATGAATTACGTACACCCTTAACCGTGATGAAAGGTGAATTAGAACTCGCCCTCAGAAAACCTCGAGATTCCAATGAATACAACCGCGTTCTACACGTTCAACTCGACATGCTCAACGAAATGGTCCGAATTGTAGAAGAACTTCTTACCCTCGCCCGAAGTGAGGCAGGCGTTGGAACTGTTGAATGGAGCTTGATCGAATTAGGACAATTGATCAAAAAAGTTTATCCATCTTGGGAAAAAATAGCGAATGGAAAAACGATCAAGCTTAAAATGATCCATCCTCAACCTATTTGGATTCATGGAGAAAAGCGACTTTTAGAAAGACTTCTTTCTAATTTGATTGATAATGCCATCAAACATACCCCAATCAATGGATCGATCACCCTTCAAGCTTACCTTCAAAACGACGAGGCGTGTCTTCAGGTCAAAGATACAGGACCAGGAATTGCCAACGAAGAACTTTCCAATGTCTTTAACCAATTTTTTAGTCGACATGCATCGGGAAATGATCCTTATCCCAAAGGCTTTGGTTTAGGATTATGTCGATGGATTGCAGAGGTCCATCAAGGGCGAATTGAAGTCCAAAGTAAGCATAACGAAGGATGCTGTTTTTCTGTGTGGCTCCCACTCGCAAAAAAATAA
- a CDS encoding nucleotidyl transferase AbiEii/AbiGii toxin family protein, with the protein MNLKKDIPAWEKLISAQEIFQSHFPECVLVGGTAASLHVGHRVSLDADYVLPDLKKRFGEILKKVEKEAGWHTKRIEPPVLILGHFQGVRTGIRQLIRSAPLKTTTIRGIRVPALEEMLRIKAYLIVRRNATRDFIDFVALFDHLGVKRATQALKTLDKLYPQEEGFSISQQLAIQLAEPRPWDLSQTDLSRYRALRAPYSEWRKVERLALLASQKIMTQKLE; encoded by the coding sequence ATGAATCTTAAGAAAGATATTCCAGCGTGGGAAAAACTAATTTCTGCTCAGGAAATTTTCCAGTCTCACTTTCCAGAATGCGTTCTTGTGGGGGGAACCGCTGCTTCACTTCATGTGGGACACCGAGTTTCTTTAGATGCAGATTATGTCCTCCCAGATTTGAAGAAACGATTTGGTGAAATCTTGAAGAAAGTGGAAAAAGAGGCTGGGTGGCATACAAAAAGAATTGAGCCTCCTGTTCTTATTTTGGGACATTTTCAGGGTGTTCGAACAGGTATTCGACAGCTCATAAGATCAGCCCCTCTGAAGACAACCACGATACGAGGAATTCGAGTTCCTGCACTGGAAGAGATGCTAAGAATCAAGGCCTACTTGATTGTTCGCCGGAATGCGACGAGAGATTTTATTGATTTTGTCGCCCTCTTTGATCATTTGGGGGTAAAACGAGCGACTCAGGCATTAAAAACCTTAGATAAACTTTACCCTCAGGAAGAAGGCTTTTCAATCAGTCAACAACTCGCCATTCAGTTGGCTGAGCCCAGGCCTTGGGATCTTTCTCAAACAGATTTAAGTCGCTACAGAGCGCTTCGAGCTCCTTATTCTGAGTGGAGAAAAGTTGAACGCCTGGCATTGCTTGCCTCTCAAAAAATCATGACGCAAAAACTTGAATGA
- a CDS encoding DUF2203 domain-containing protein, producing MLNMKFFSIEGASELIPQLEVYVEKLRKIKNKILQKQIQIDTLLMVGGTAEPITYDSSQASVQKDVEELNLLIEEFNRVLEEINKLGCQLKDPDLGLIDFFYIHNDKIVNLCWKSGESKVEFLHDLEKGYTSRQKIS from the coding sequence ATGCTCAACATGAAATTTTTTAGTATTGAAGGTGCGAGCGAGCTCATTCCCCAATTAGAAGTTTATGTCGAGAAACTTCGCAAAATCAAAAATAAAATTCTTCAAAAGCAAATTCAAATTGATACCCTTCTCATGGTTGGCGGGACGGCCGAACCCATTACTTACGACTCAAGCCAAGCCTCCGTTCAGAAGGATGTAGAAGAGCTTAATCTCCTGATTGAAGAATTTAATCGTGTTTTGGAAGAGATTAATAAACTGGGTTGCCAGTTGAAAGATCCTGATTTGGGCCTTATTGACTTCTTTTATATTCACAATGATAAAATTGTTAACCTCTGCTGGAAATCAGGCGAGTCAAAAGTAGAATTTTTGCATGATCTTGAAAAAGGATATACTTCAAGGCAAAAGATTTCATAG
- a CDS encoding metallophosphoesterase, with product MKLLAVSDKESTTLLHWIEEGEPSLKEVDLVISCGDLSSSYLEFVEGSLGKHLIYVRGNHDPVEEKNVGPFIAHKSLFQEPVYKEFLGTFEGLENLHGRLFIFSDWVIVGLEGSLWYNGEGPQYTEEAMSKVVRHIEHCLRWRQIIDFVRGLSKKVLVISHAPPRGIHDGEDLCHRGFDCFHHLFKSFSPHLWIHGHTSTHSLTQNQVSLLGKTTFLNAYEHKFISLNEGCDPVISYKPTVLINQL from the coding sequence ATGAAACTCTTAGCTGTTTCAGATAAAGAAAGTACAACCCTTCTTCATTGGATAGAAGAGGGGGAGCCTTCTTTGAAAGAGGTTGATCTCGTTATTTCCTGTGGGGACCTTTCCAGTTCTTATTTAGAATTCGTTGAGGGCTCTTTGGGAAAACATTTAATTTATGTGAGAGGCAATCATGATCCGGTAGAGGAAAAGAACGTAGGGCCGTTCATTGCCCATAAATCCTTGTTTCAGGAACCGGTTTATAAAGAATTTCTTGGAACATTTGAAGGGTTGGAGAATCTCCATGGTCGTCTGTTTATTTTTTCTGACTGGGTGATTGTCGGATTGGAGGGATCCCTATGGTATAACGGGGAAGGCCCTCAATATACGGAAGAAGCGATGTCAAAGGTGGTCCGCCATATTGAACATTGTTTAAGGTGGAGGCAGATAATCGATTTTGTGCGAGGATTGTCTAAGAAAGTTCTTGTCATTTCTCATGCACCTCCACGGGGGATTCATGATGGTGAAGATTTATGTCATCGAGGTTTTGATTGTTTTCATCATTTGTTTAAAAGTTTTTCTCCCCATTTATGGATTCATGGTCATACATCGACTCATAGTTTGACCCAGAATCAAGTGAGTCTCTTAGGAAAAACAACCTTTTTAAATGCCTACGAGCACAAATTTATTTCTCTTAACGAAGGTTGTGATCCGGTTATCTCATACAAGCCAACTGTTTTAATAAATCAGTTGTAA
- a CDS encoding glutamate synthase subunit beta — MGKPTGFIEYLRELPADRLPKERVHDWNEFHLHLSDDKLREQGARCMDCGIPFCHTGTLISGMASGCPINNLIPEWNDLVFRGLWEEALERLHKTNNFPEFTGRVCPAPCEGSCVLGISEPPVTIKNIECSIIDKGFDEGWVKPEPPKTRTGKKVAVVGSGPAGLSCAAQLNKAGHWVTVFERADRIGGLLMYGIPSPKLEKSVVQRRVDLLSQEGVEFVTNAEVGKNYPAEKLFKEFDAVVLCTGATKPRDLPIEGRNLKGVHFAMEFLHLNTKSLLDSHHKDGNYISAKGKNVVVIGGGDTGTDCVGTAMRHGCKSLTQFEILPKPPSDRATDNPWPEWPKVYRLDYGQAEAEAVFGQDPRVYSILTKKFVGNTEGNVKELHTVNVEWKKGADGRFGMVEILGSEKVYPAELVLLAMGFLGPEENLLNQLNIERDARTNVKAEWEEYTTRVKGVFAAGDARRGQSLIVWAINEGRGAARECDRYLMGATELP; from the coding sequence ATGGGTAAACCAACAGGCTTTATAGAATATCTAAGAGAACTCCCAGCGGATCGGCTACCGAAAGAGCGTGTTCACGATTGGAATGAATTTCATCTGCACCTTTCTGATGACAAACTTAGAGAGCAGGGAGCCCGCTGCATGGATTGTGGGATTCCCTTTTGTCATACGGGAACCCTGATCAGTGGCATGGCCTCGGGATGTCCGATCAATAATCTTATTCCGGAATGGAATGATTTAGTGTTCCGCGGCCTTTGGGAAGAGGCGCTTGAGAGGCTTCATAAAACCAACAACTTTCCTGAATTTACGGGTCGCGTGTGTCCGGCTCCTTGTGAAGGCTCCTGTGTGTTGGGCATCAGTGAACCTCCGGTCACGATTAAAAATATTGAATGCTCAATCATTGACAAGGGTTTTGATGAAGGTTGGGTCAAACCTGAACCTCCCAAAACCCGTACCGGAAAAAAAGTAGCGGTGGTGGGATCAGGTCCTGCAGGGCTCTCTTGTGCTGCTCAACTTAACAAGGCGGGTCATTGGGTCACCGTTTTTGAACGGGCGGATCGCATTGGCGGACTTTTAATGTATGGGATTCCCAGCCCCAAGCTTGAAAAATCTGTAGTCCAGCGTCGCGTGGATTTACTGAGCCAAGAAGGCGTGGAATTTGTCACGAACGCAGAAGTCGGAAAAAATTATCCCGCTGAAAAATTATTTAAAGAATTTGATGCCGTCGTTTTGTGCACAGGCGCAACCAAACCCAGAGATCTGCCTATTGAAGGAAGAAATTTAAAAGGTGTTCATTTTGCCATGGAATTTTTACACCTCAATACCAAAAGTCTTTTGGATAGCCATCACAAAGATGGAAATTATATTTCCGCGAAAGGCAAGAATGTCGTGGTGATTGGGGGAGGAGACACGGGGACGGATTGTGTGGGAACGGCCATGCGACATGGATGCAAAAGTTTAACTCAATTTGAAATTTTGCCCAAGCCGCCTTCGGATCGTGCAACTGACAATCCCTGGCCGGAATGGCCGAAGGTGTATCGCTTGGATTATGGGCAGGCGGAGGCTGAAGCTGTTTTTGGACAAGATCCGCGCGTTTATTCTATTTTAACCAAAAAGTTTGTAGGGAACACAGAAGGAAATGTCAAAGAATTGCACACGGTCAATGTCGAATGGAAAAAGGGGGCCGATGGCCGCTTTGGCATGGTGGAAATTCTAGGAAGTGAAAAAGTTTATCCAGCCGAGTTGGTTCTTCTCGCCATGGGATTTTTAGGCCCCGAAGAAAATCTACTCAATCAACTCAACATCGAAAGAGATGCCCGCACCAATGTCAAGGCCGAGTGGGAGGAATACACCACCCGTGTCAAAGGTGTTTTTGCCGCAGGAGACGCCCGCCGTGGACAAAGCCTCATCGTTTGGGCGATTAATGAGGGTCGTGGTGCTGCCCGCGAATGTGATCGCTATCTGATGGGTGCCACGGAACTGCCTTGA
- the gltB gene encoding glutamate synthase large subunit, whose protein sequence is MNGLPQKQGLYDPRYEHDACGVGFVVNIKGRKSHDIVREALTVLLNLRHRGACGCEANTGDGAGILFQIPHTFLKQSARKEKIDLPGPSEYGVGMVYLPQDTSKRKNCEKIFEEIIIQEGQKFLGWRTVPTQNASLGNSAKVSEPVVRQMFIARNPKLKDDLAFERKLYVIRKRAENAIRYGNVKGGDSFYITSLSYKTLVYKGMLMCEQVQPFYPDLLDPSVESALALVHSRFSTNTFPSWERAHPYRYMAHNGEINTLRGNVNWMHAREAMLESDLFGDDLKKLFPIICEDGSDSAMFDNCLEFMVLGGRSLPHSMMMMIPEPWSNHESMSDEKKSFYEYHSSLMEPWDGPASIAFTDGVKIGAVLDRNGLRPSRYYVTKDDRVIMASEVGVLEVAPENVLQKGRLQPGRMFLIDTEEGRIVADEEIKNNIATEHPYRLWLNEHLVKLEDLPQPPHVHEPDHKTVLQRQQAFGYTFEDLHIIMSPMAQNGVEPVGSMGTDTPLAVLSNRPQLLYNYFKQLFAQVTNPPIDCIREEIVTATDTPIGSERNLLDPTPESCHQIKLKTPILDNDELATLRHVNGHRGCKAVDLPILFDPTKGGVELERVLENLCQKASLAIREGTNILILTDRGMDATKAPIPALLAVAGLHHHLIREGTRTRVGLILESGEPREVHHYSLLIGYGAGAINPYLAFETLDDMIRQKMLNGMDHKTAVKNYVKAVTKGVVKVISKMGISTIQSYRGAQIFEAVGLHQKVIDKYFTWTASRIEGIGLDEMAKEVLLRHQHAYPRFSVNGKTLDPGGQYQWRKEGEYHLFNPQTIHKLQKACRTANYEVFKEYAALVNQQEKNYCTLRGLLDFKSDAKPIPIEEVESVETICKRFKSGAMSYGSISKEAHESLAIAMNRLGGKSNTGEGGEDAARYTLDPNGDSRNSAIKQVASGRFGVTSLYLVKALELQIKMAQGAKPGEGGQLPGQKVYPWIAQVRLSTPGVGLISPPPHHDIYSIEDLAELIHDLKNANHHARISVKLVSEVGVGTIAAGVAKAHADVVLISGYDGGTGASPQTSIKHAGLPWELGLAETHQTLVLNNLRSRIAVETDGQLKTGRDVVIAALLGAEEFGFATAPLVALGCIMMRVCHLDTCPVGVATQNPELRKKFTGDPAHAVNFMRFIAQEVREWMAKLGFRTLNEMVGRTDRLEPKKAVDHWKAKGLDFSKILYRPEVPKEVGRYCQIPQDHGLDQALDHQKLLKLCKKALEKGEKVEAALPIQNVNRVVGTILGSEVTRRYGVKGLPEDTIRLHFKGSAGQSFGAFIPKGMTLTLEGDANDYVGKGLSGGKIILFPPKNSSFVPEENIIIGNVAFYGATSGEAYIRGMAGERFCVRNSGVHAVVESVGDHGCEYMTGGRVIVLGPTGRNFAAGMSGGIAYCLDQDGCFKKKCNLQMVELSKVEDKDEIEELERMIRRHAEYTQSDHAWKILALWEEMIPKFVKVMPKDYKRVLQTLKKVKEAGLTGDEAVMAAFEENKKDLARVGGN, encoded by the coding sequence ATGAACGGGTTACCACAAAAACAAGGGCTTTATGATCCGCGCTACGAGCACGATGCTTGTGGGGTGGGTTTTGTCGTGAACATCAAGGGGCGAAAGTCCCACGATATTGTTCGCGAGGCCCTGACCGTGCTTTTGAATTTACGCCATCGAGGGGCCTGTGGTTGTGAAGCCAATACAGGGGATGGGGCAGGCATTCTATTTCAAATTCCGCATACCTTTTTAAAACAATCTGCTCGAAAAGAAAAAATTGATTTGCCGGGTCCCTCTGAATATGGCGTCGGAATGGTTTATTTGCCCCAAGATACCTCTAAGAGAAAAAATTGCGAGAAAATTTTTGAAGAAATCATCATTCAAGAGGGCCAGAAATTTTTAGGTTGGAGAACCGTTCCCACACAAAATGCGTCGCTTGGAAATAGTGCAAAAGTCTCAGAACCCGTGGTCCGTCAAATGTTTATCGCCAGAAATCCAAAACTGAAAGATGATTTGGCCTTTGAGAGAAAACTTTATGTGATTCGTAAAAGAGCGGAAAATGCGATTCGCTACGGAAACGTAAAAGGTGGAGATTCCTTTTATATCACCAGCCTTTCCTATAAGACCCTCGTTTACAAGGGCATGCTCATGTGCGAACAAGTCCAGCCCTTTTATCCAGATCTCTTGGACCCTTCTGTTGAGAGTGCCCTGGCCTTGGTTCATTCCCGCTTTAGCACGAACACATTCCCCAGTTGGGAACGGGCTCATCCTTATCGTTACATGGCCCACAATGGCGAAATCAACACCCTTCGAGGCAATGTGAATTGGATGCATGCCCGAGAGGCGATGCTCGAGAGCGATCTTTTCGGCGATGATTTAAAAAAACTCTTTCCTATTATTTGCGAGGATGGAAGTGATTCTGCGATGTTTGACAATTGCTTAGAATTTATGGTTCTGGGCGGGCGGTCTTTGCCTCATTCTATGATGATGATGATCCCAGAGCCTTGGTCGAATCACGAGAGCATGTCGGATGAGAAAAAATCTTTTTACGAATATCACAGTTCTCTCATGGAACCTTGGGATGGCCCCGCTTCGATTGCCTTTACAGATGGAGTGAAGATTGGTGCGGTTCTGGATCGCAATGGCCTTCGCCCTTCTCGTTATTATGTCACGAAAGACGATCGTGTCATTATGGCGTCTGAAGTGGGTGTACTTGAGGTAGCTCCTGAAAATGTGCTTCAGAAGGGACGCCTTCAACCTGGGCGCATGTTTTTGATTGATACGGAAGAAGGAAGAATTGTCGCGGATGAAGAAATTAAAAATAATATTGCAACGGAACACCCCTACCGGTTGTGGTTGAATGAACATTTGGTCAAGTTGGAGGATTTACCCCAACCTCCTCATGTGCATGAACCGGATCACAAGACGGTGCTTCAGCGTCAGCAAGCGTTTGGCTACACCTTTGAAGATTTGCACATTATCATGTCTCCCATGGCCCAAAATGGGGTGGAACCCGTGGGTTCGATGGGAACGGATACGCCTTTGGCCGTTCTATCGAATCGTCCTCAACTCCTTTATAATTATTTTAAACAGCTCTTTGCCCAGGTCACAAATCCACCGATTGATTGCATCCGAGAAGAAATTGTGACAGCGACAGACACCCCCATTGGTTCTGAAAGGAACCTTTTGGATCCAACTCCAGAAAGTTGTCATCAGATTAAATTAAAGACACCGATTTTGGACAATGATGAATTGGCCACGCTTCGTCATGTCAATGGACATAGGGGTTGTAAGGCAGTGGATTTGCCCATTCTCTTTGATCCGACAAAGGGAGGGGTCGAATTAGAGAGGGTGTTGGAGAATCTTTGTCAAAAGGCGAGTCTTGCGATTCGGGAAGGCACGAACATTTTAATTTTGACCGATCGAGGCATGGACGCGACAAAGGCTCCAATTCCTGCGCTCTTGGCGGTGGCAGGCCTTCACCATCATTTGATTCGAGAGGGAACCAGAACACGGGTCGGACTCATTTTGGAATCAGGAGAGCCTCGGGAGGTACACCATTACTCTCTTTTAATCGGCTATGGGGCCGGTGCGATCAATCCTTATTTGGCCTTCGAAACTCTGGATGACATGATTCGTCAGAAAATGCTGAACGGAATGGATCACAAAACGGCTGTGAAAAATTATGTCAAGGCCGTCACAAAGGGCGTCGTGAAGGTCATTTCCAAAATGGGCATTTCTACCATTCAAAGTTATCGAGGCGCTCAGATTTTTGAAGCTGTGGGCCTCCATCAAAAAGTGATCGATAAATATTTTACTTGGACGGCTTCTCGCATTGAAGGGATTGGTTTGGATGAGATGGCCAAGGAAGTGTTATTACGACATCAGCATGCCTATCCCCGCTTTTCGGTGAATGGAAAAACGCTTGATCCGGGGGGTCAATATCAGTGGCGTAAAGAAGGGGAGTATCATCTTTTTAATCCCCAGACCATTCACAAACTTCAAAAGGCTTGCCGGACGGCGAACTATGAAGTTTTTAAGGAATATGCTGCCTTGGTCAATCAACAGGAAAAAAATTATTGTACGTTGCGAGGACTTTTAGATTTTAAATCAGATGCCAAGCCCATTCCGATTGAAGAGGTGGAATCCGTTGAGACGATTTGCAAGCGCTTTAAATCAGGGGCCATGTCTTATGGCTCCATCAGTAAAGAAGCCCATGAGTCTTTGGCCATTGCCATGAATCGCTTGGGCGGAAAAAGCAATACGGGAGAGGGCGGTGAGGATGCGGCCCGTTATACACTCGATCCAAATGGGGATTCTCGAAACAGTGCCATCAAGCAAGTGGCCTCTGGGCGATTTGGGGTGACCAGCCTTTATTTGGTGAAGGCGTTGGAGCTTCAGATTAAGATGGCTCAGGGCGCCAAACCAGGCGAGGGGGGACAATTGCCCGGCCAAAAAGTTTATCCCTGGATTGCTCAGGTGAGGCTTTCGACTCCGGGTGTAGGGCTTATTTCTCCGCCACCGCACCATGATATTTATTCTATTGAAGATTTGGCAGAGCTGATTCACGATTTGAAAAATGCCAATCACCATGCCCGCATCAGCGTGAAGCTGGTGTCTGAAGTTGGTGTGGGAACGATTGCGGCTGGAGTGGCCAAGGCCCATGCCGATGTGGTTTTGATCAGCGGCTATGATGGAGGGACCGGTGCTTCACCCCAGACCAGTATCAAGCATGCGGGACTCCCCTGGGAATTGGGACTGGCTGAGACGCATCAGACACTTGTCCTTAATAATTTGCGCAGCCGAATTGCGGTAGAAACAGATGGCCAATTGAAAACAGGTCGTGATGTGGTCATCGCTGCACTTCTCGGTGCGGAGGAATTTGGTTTTGCAACGGCTCCCTTGGTGGCCTTGGGTTGTATCATGATGCGCGTTTGTCATTTGGACACCTGTCCTGTGGGCGTTGCGACCCAAAATCCAGAATTGCGCAAAAAATTTACGGGAGATCCGGCGCATGCCGTGAATTTTATGCGATTCATTGCCCAAGAAGTTCGGGAATGGATGGCGAAGCTTGGATTTAGAACGCTCAACGAAATGGTGGGTCGAACAGACCGGCTTGAACCGAAAAAGGCTGTAGATCATTGGAAGGCAAAGGGGCTTGATTTCTCAAAAATTCTTTATCGGCCTGAAGTGCCCAAAGAAGTGGGGCGTTATTGCCAGATTCCTCAAGATCATGGTTTGGATCAGGCGTTGGATCATCAAAAACTTTTGAAACTTTGTAAAAAAGCATTGGAAAAAGGTGAGAAAGTCGAAGCTGCACTTCCGATTCAAAATGTGAATCGTGTGGTGGGAACCATTTTAGGGAGTGAAGTGACGCGTCGTTATGGGGTCAAAGGTCTTCCTGAAGATACTATTCGCCTTCATTTTAAGGGCTCTGCAGGTCAGAGTTTCGGAGCGTTCATCCCGAAGGGGATGACCCTTACATTAGAAGGGGATGCGAATGATTATGTAGGGAAAGGTCTTTCGGGAGGGAAAATCATTCTTTTTCCACCTAAAAATTCTTCTTTTGTCCCCGAGGAAAATATCATCATTGGAAATGTTGCTTTTTATGGTGCAACCAGTGGAGAGGCTTATATTCGAGGCATGGCTGGAGAAAGATTTTGCGTGAGAAACAGCGGTGTTCATGCGGTGGTCGAGTCTGTGGGGGATCATGGTTGTGAATACATGACGGGTGGACGCGTGATTGTTCTAGGGCCCACGGGCCGTAATTTTGCGGCGGGGATGTCGGGGGGTATTGCCTACTGTCTGGATCAAGACGGCTGTTTTAAAAAGAAATGTAATCTTCAAATGGTCGAACTATCTAAAGTTGAAGATAAGGATGAAATTGAAGAGCTGGAGCGAATGATTCGTCGTCATGCCGAGTACACCCAGAGTGATCATGCCTGGAAGATTCTTGCCTTATGGGAAGAAATGATTCCGAAATTTGTGAAGGTCATGCCTAAGGATTACAAAAGGGTCCTTCAAACGTTGAAGAAGGTCAAAGAAGCAGGTTTGACGGGCGATGAAGCGGTGATGGCCGCTTTTGAAGAAAACAAAAAAGATTTGGCAAGAGTGGGAGGGAATTAA
- a CDS encoding putative toxin-antitoxin system toxin component, PIN family, protein MIKAVIDANVVVSALINKKGTPAKILDHLQFDRFVMVVSKEILFEIRRVLKYPKWVKIHQLSFIEIDEFVNNLETLSLSVILRGGHQFPVRDINDVIYLEAAEVSQADYVVSGDKDLRALEQYHFIPILSPRKFLNLLK, encoded by the coding sequence ATGATCAAGGCTGTTATAGATGCAAATGTTGTTGTAAGTGCATTGATCAATAAAAAGGGTACACCTGCCAAAATATTGGATCACCTCCAATTTGATCGATTTGTCATGGTGGTTTCAAAGGAAATTCTCTTCGAGATTCGTAGGGTCTTAAAATATCCCAAATGGGTCAAGATTCATCAGCTCTCTTTTATTGAAATTGATGAATTTGTAAACAATCTTGAGACTTTATCGCTTAGTGTAATCCTTCGGGGCGGCCATCAATTTCCTGTTAGAGATATCAATGATGTGATTTATTTAGAAGCTGCTGAGGTTTCTCAAGCTGACTACGTTGTGTCCGGAGATAAGGATTTACGGGCTCTTGAGCAGTATCATTTCATACCTATTCTCTCTCCACGAAAATTCCTGAATCTATTAAAATAG